Genomic DNA from Pungitius pungitius chromosome 12, fPunPun2.1, whole genome shotgun sequence:
aAGCTGCTGAGGAACAAAACGTGGTTCTCCTGATGTTGAAAGGAGGCCTGGTGATTCGGGCTTTCGATACGAATGTGCAAAATGCCAAAGAGCTTGAGGCAAGGGAACAGTCTGAAAGTGGAGCCTGTCGCAGCTTCGGCAGGAATAAACTGAATAAAACATTCCACCATCGCCCCGTTAACTGAACTGTGCTAACCTTTCCTTGTGAATCATGACACTGCTCGATTTTTAATAAGATGCATATTAGTTCAAGCGCTGTCATGCCTTTGATCTTCCGGGACTTAACAGGACATGTGACCTAAGTTGTGCAATTTTTCCCTCTACTCCCAGGCGTTTACTAATTCAGTACAGCTTGTTCCCGAATTTCCAAAGAGCGAGGCTTTGTAGGNNNNNNNNNNNNNNNNNNNNNNNNNNNNNNNNNNNNNNNNNNNNNNNNNNNNNNNNNNNNNNNNNNNNNNNNNNNNNNNNNNNNNNNNNNNNNNNNNNNNNNNNNNNNNNNNNNNNNNNNNNNNNNNNNNNNNNNNNNNNNNNNNNNNNNNNNNNNNNNNNNNNNNNNNNNNNNNNNNNNNNNNNNNNNNNNNNNNNNNNCAAACATGTTTCCCCATGACCATTCAGAACCGCACTAACACGACaagacagcgagagagagagagagagagggggagagagagagagagacgggaggagggTGTCACACACACGGGAGGAAAGAGGGCAAGATGGAGGCAAGTGAGACGGTGGTAGCAGAAGAAGCAGGTGGAGAAATGGataggtgaggggggggaaggtagagtgtgtgtaggggggggggatcactgCAGGACAAGACGAGAGAATGAGTTATCACAGCGTAATtagacagaaagagagggagggagaggggggggggggtgacaataAAGGAATGTGCTGGTTCCACTATGAGCTCTGTAATCTATCACCAGACAGTAACACAAGGACTAAATAGAGGTAGacaccagcagagagagagagagagagagagagagagggatccTGGAAAGAAGGAATTATGGGGCCTTGAGACCAATGGATCAATACCATGTCCACCTATGCAAACCGGtcgataacccccccccccccccccccacctgacgGACCGCATGGAGGGCGCCGGATGCAGACCCCGACGCTGGTGCAAATGCAACGGTGGCGCCAGCGAGGAGCTGCGGCGAGGCTGTCGCTCTGCTGATGTCACAGCAGCGGGTGggtggcggggggtgggggggggggggggggagagggagggagacagacgaGGCTTCATCGATCGCCCCTCACACCAAGTGTTCGCTCACAACGCCTCCTCCTTTCTGTCAGAGCCCAATTCAAGAGGCGTCTGAATTCAAATGATTCCTTTCACGTTAAAAACGCTCCACCCCCGACCCGTTCAATTCTCCATCACtgtgccatcttttttttttcttttttttttctttcagacaTACAGTACACAAATTACTGAAAGAAGTACACGATCAACACAGTTACTTACATCAGGCAAAGGGttagagaggagaagagggctGGATGATTGGCAGCTGATTTCTGATTACGTACCACGTAGACGATACCAACTAATGTCCATGAAAGACAGTGTTTCCCAACTTAGTGCAATGAGGCACCTATagtacacccacacacacacacacacacacacacacacacacacacgcacacacacaatggctcCTTGTAAAGACACAGGACAGGAGACACTTTTGGCTCCGAGACAAGCGTTTCTGTGTCCCGTGGACGCCGGGACAGAAAAGGGACGAGGGTAAGGAGTGAGCACAGAAACGCGTCACACACAAggtcacagtgacacacacacacacacacacacacacacacacacaggcatacacacacagacgcacacaaatacaaaacaaacacgccCACCAAACACGGAAACACACCAACAAAAGCAATACGGACACGCGTGTCCTTCTAAAGTCTTGTCAGGGACAAGaggtggacttttttttttaaagttcaagcTGGACGATGACTTCTcgagaagagaaaagaagaaaaaaaaaaaaacgtcctggGGATGATCAATCAAAATAAGAGAGAGTGGTGAAATCCCTCCCCGTTGGGACACGTCCTCAAACAGGTCCTCCAGGCCGAGTCCTTCAGGGGGAAGAGTCTGCCGGTCTGGAGCCAGAAAGCGTCGCACCCTCAGTGGACCGTATGAAGGGAACCAAtctacacacgtgtgtgtgtgtgtgtgtcgtgtcacacaaaacaacaaagcaaaatGATGCTGAACGATGTATACTggttgaggaagaggacgatgatgatgatgatggcgacAAAAAAAAGCACGAGGACGAGGAACACACTGCGAGGTTGCGTAACATGCTTAAAACCGATGAGTCTTTTTTGGCTCTTCTGACATCAATAAAAACCACTTGGCGCTTCGTCGTCTTTTCCCcccgtggagaaaaaaaaagggagttcAAGTCTGAAACAAGAGGACGTGGAGCCTGGAGAAGGCGTCCAAAATGGCCGGGAGAATCCAcctcactttttttaaattttttgtgtgtgtgtgtcctgccaaGAACGGCGTGAGACGTGTGTTCCCGCGCGGCCGAATTTGCTGCACACCAACATTGCAAAGAAAAATATCGACATagtgattttcttcttttttacagtctgtacaagGGCATGAAGCTTTGGTCCTGGTTGGAAGGGCCATTCGAGgatggcttttcttttctcttttttcttttttttttcccccaagaGAGTACAGTTTGTCACATCACGTGAGCCTCCTAAGATGAAGCACCACGCTAACCCCAAGCACACATGAACTATGCACatacctgcgtgtgtgtgtgtgtgtgtgtgtgtgtgtgtgtcggccgcCTAGCTAGAATCCCAAATTGACAGTTAGGGATCCGCCCTGCTGTGCCGTGCGGGTGTCGGCCCGTGTCTCGTAGTGTGGCTCGTTGTGTTGGTGGATGCTGTTTGTTCTGCACGGGACTTGAAGGATTCATTAGCAGGAGCTAAACAGCGCGAGCACTCGAAACACAAGCCGTCTCTCCGCGTCCCTCTTTCTTTGATGGGGAGAGGATTATTCACAGATgacaggaaagaaaaggaaattctGGAGCGATGATAATGACCTGAGGAAAGgggataaagaaaaagaagaggcagATTAAGCAAGAGCGACAGCATGGGGCGAGAGAATATATAAACACTATGCAGTAATGTAAgtgtggtgggagggagggagggggggggaggggaggggaggggggtgcattACATAACCCGTGACATCAAGATTATACAGATGCTTCTGCTGTAGAGCTCCCCCACTTATCACATGGGACGTGCCTTTAAGGGCTCCCAGGATGAATCTGACTGGAGAGTGTCTGCTGCACAGTATGTGGATGTACTTTCAGAATccaatatatgtgtatatatctatatatatatctatccatatatagatagatacatACACTGTATGTCGGCTCACAGCTTTAATCGGAGTGAGGACTGTCCACCACGATGTTGGGCTTCGGGGACGACGCAGTAGCCGTCTTCGACACGAATGTACCGATCGCTTTTTCCTGCAGGGTAACACAGAAGACAGATTGTTGTTTTACTTAGCGAGTCAATCAAGACGCAttgtacacacaaacaagaaaaatacaacctTACATCTCACCTCTTAAAATGTGACCTCTTAATTACCCGCTAAACATATCTAGTGTTATAAGATATTGTGTTATTGCAAAAATAGTTTTAACCCCAGAACAAACTAAATAATTGAAAGTAACAGTAGGTGGACATGACagatgaatacacacacacacacacacacacaatcctgtgCTCATTACCTCCACCAGTTGATGCCAGTGCTCTATTGGTTTGCGTGGATTGGCCAGCATGGCCGTCCAGTGCTCCCTCCCCGGGCCGTCGGCTTCGCTGCCCACCCGACACATCCCTATAACCTCGTTATGGCCGATGCTGGCGTGCAGCGAGGGAGGAGAGCAAGGACAAGAGGGAGCAGGGTAATAATAaagcatggagagagagagagagagagagggaggggggagggggggggagagagagagagagagagagaggctggtaAGAAACAGACAGAGACCCATTTATCACCATCGAGTACCAGGAAAAGCTCGCCGCCGAGGAACGATATTGAACAGCAGCTCAAGAATACGCCCCCCCCGTCACCCACGGAGAtgccaaacgggggggggggggggggggggggggggcagcgcggCGTGCTCACCAGTCATAGTCCATCACGGCGATGATGATGGAAACGCTCTCGATGTTTTCGTTGGGGATGTCAAACACCAGCGCCTCGTTGTACGTGGGGTTCAGCGTGTTCTTCTTGATGGAGGTCTTCCTCTTTTTTAGCCTTCGCCCGTCACAGACCAAAGAGGCCTTCACGTACGGGTCTGGGTGATGGGTTTAGAGAGGCGAAGGGGAAAGGAGAgtagggggtggtggggggggggggggatgcaaatGTGACGAGAAgatgtgaagaagaaaagggagagagaggaagcagagagaCAAAGGTGAGCGGAGAGTAATTGTGCTCACAGGTGTCTGCGTCTATGGCACATAAAAAAGGCCAGAAAATCAAGTCACCTTTGAAGAGCTGGATTAAGAACACAAAGGGAGAGAAGCGGCACAGGTTTTAATCACTTTGCCCGTTGGACGCGTGCATTTTAAGCTGCTTTTTAAAGCATCTCCGAGGCAATGCAATTCAGCGGGAATCAGTGTGGCGATAATTACGGCGTCAATTATCATCTGAGATCTCATTTAATCTGAGAGGACTTTGCCGTTGCAATCAAGTCTTTAAGTCTGGGGGTAGCTAAAGGATCGAACCCTTCATAAGACCTTTGTTAAGTCAACATTAGCATCGGCCTCACAGCTTTCGGTCTGTTCACTGCAGACGTAATTGGTGCTGCACCTGCAGCCGACAGAACACATTGTAACACACTTTTACAGGTTGTTGAGTTTGTAAGTAATAAACTTCATTGCTTTGGGTGCTGCATTCATTATGCATGACTCCACTGTGTGTTAGAGGATCAATCTAACTTCTGAATTGTCTGAATTCAAAACAAGAAACAATCAATGTGTTTGTTCCTCGATGCACTTCAGGAATTCATAAATCAGCCCGtgatttattctgtttttaaaaGCGTCTTTCCGTGAAGCCTTTTGCTTTCTTAACAAACTCGTTGGTTTAACAATAAGAGACGCGGAGACAGAACACAACGTGCTGCATCTTGCAGCTGCATTTGCATTCTGGTGATAATGTTCAAGGTGGAGAAACCTCTGCTTCTCAAAAAAGGACCCCGTGTTTACCTGTTATGTTTACATATGAAAAATACACCTTCTGCCTGTTGGGCCGATCCGATCAGCCATAAACGTGAAATAAACTCGAAAAAGGAATCCACAAGCATCACCGGCAGACAGCTGTTCTCTGTCATCTCCTTTTAATAGCTTCACAGCTTTTTCcgaatgttgtgtgtgtgtgtgtgtgtcagtcctcTACCTGAGAAGCCAGTCAGGTCCATGGCTTTGAGGTTGGTGGCCTTGATGACCGTAGCAGTAAGTCTTCCTGCGGTGGGCAGGTAGCACAGCGAGAAATTAAGCTCCCCGAGATCCGCCTTCTCCTGCAGGTCACCACGCACGCAcgaacgcacgcacgcacacacacacacacacacacacacacacacacacacacagacaggggaTCAGACAAATGATCACGCACACATCAGAACATCAGAAACAGTCGGATGTCCTTCAGAGGGGTCACGAGGGGTCACGTTGAGCGTCCTAATGCGTCCGTAGCGCTCAGGCAGCCATCACTGCAAATGAATCATGTGCCGATCTGTCGATGTCCCCCGGGTAAAGGAGAGTGTTAAGTAGAGGtaacgatcccccccccccccccccccctcttccatttGCTGATCTTCTCGCCGCCTGTGGTGTCCGTGGCACCACCTCAGTAATGACATGGTAAGTATTCGGGTCACACTGTGACAAGATTACTCCCTTAGTGGCTTTAAAACCTCGGCAAATCAATACTTCTACGGGTAAAGCGTTGAAATGTGCTTAGAGGTTGATGCTTTAAACTGATTAAACTTAATACAATATCCACGCCAAAACCATTCAGGCCTCTGCCTGGTCTCATTTACAAATGGCATTCTATGAATATTTCATATAAATGTGCTCGGCCCCTGCAGGATACAGAGTTTGGATGCGGCCAGCCGTTCCAGTAATCCGTCTACCTGAGCTGCGCTTTCTGCAGtaacccagacccccccccccccgaatggaTCCATACTGCAGACCACTTCCAGTCTCAAGTACACATGTTCTGTTTTGATCCCCGGGGAACACTGTGCGTGTGACAGTAGAGGCCGTACTCGTTTCACTGCTGTAGGAAACAGGAGGCTTAATTGCCACAAGATGCACAAGATCTTGAAGATGTAATTAGTTGTGAGTGGTGTGGCATTGGCATTCATAAATCACCACCTCTCTGGATTCACATGGCATGAAGTCTTATTTCCACCAAGCCCGGCAGTGGGGGCgtaaagggagaaaaaacaacttaCTTAGAATGATTCGATTTAATTAAAACCAtcccacgtttttttttaattattttggatTATTTTGTGGCCACTAATTATATAACTACACAATTGGGTCAGTGTGCGAGGCAAATTCTTCCTTTACAGCCGTCACCTGCTTAATGCGCGTGTCCCCTGCTGTGGAAAGATGCTCCGCGTGTGGATAATATGGTTTGGAATATGCTGACTTTGGGGATATTATTGACTTAATGGATTGGAAAGCCCTGGAGAACTTCAGGCGTATCGGTTCGGACTCGAATCCAATTCTCAAAGGCTGCAGTGTGGTGCcgtctcacactgtatacttgTTTTGCACGCAAATTAACCAAAGTTAAAGTGTGGGAATGATTTTACTAGATCGAAGCAAATGACGTCTTGTGTGCAGGATTCATCCAAAATGCATCCTGGATAGTTATCATTTCTTTGGTCACTCCCCAATTCCATGAAGCTGGAATCCATGTGAACTTCATTCTCTAAAATTTGAAAGTTTTGATTAATGTTCAAGTGTTTTTGATAGTTGAAGTTATTCATTTAGTTGCTATGATAGTATGAGGTCAACAGTGTGTGTATCTGTCGTATACATCTGTGAATTGAATATAAATTATAATATGAATTGGAGACGTCTATATGTGTAGGTAGATCTGACCAGCTGTTAATGAGAAGAACTCTTTGGTCAACATCAGCATACCCACATTTTGTCTCATGTTTTGGTATTATATGTATCCCATGTGTGCACAAAAATCCATTGTGTTCATATCCACCATctgcaaaacacattttataaatctttatttttcattaaaatgttctATTTCATAAGCAGTAATTTGATTGTTTTTCGAGAATCAATGCATGAACTTCTATCTGAAATCTGGCATCGAAAGTGTCACTTGTTTCATGTTTGATAAGCTCACTCCCTGATTCTATTTTATTCTCCACCAACGTAACTCAATATCGCCGCGATGCCGCACCAAATTACCTCCgatccaatcccccccccccgcccccccctaccTACCGCGGTGCCCTCCACGATGTCCCTCCACACAGGTTTGTCTCCGCTGCCCTCgctgaagtccagcaggttGTCCACCACCACCTGGCCGATCAGGTCGTGTCTGGAGAAGCGGTCGAAGTCGTACACGGAGAAGTGCAGCTTCCTGGAATGTAGCTCGTTCAGCGGCACGCCGAACTGGAACGTCTCGTTGAACACGGGGTTCAAGGTCTTCCTGTGGACCTGAGGGGCGTCCGgagggagtcggggggggggttcagtgacACGCGcttcaaacacaacaaactgCGGCCACTGTTTTATTTCAGGAGGCTTTGATTTGCCACACAGTGACCTTGAGGAACATAATTGACCTCTACCACAACGATTTCCTCCTTGTCTTGATCAATTTGCTAAAACTTCCTTTATATGTGTAGAAGTTACAGGCtttctttcattaaaacatttccTACTGGCAACTGCTTCTATTACAATCTGGTAATTTGGCTTTTTCCTCCGTCACCTCCATAACgagacaaatcaaatgaatcatttcaaatccaAAATCGCCATCTGACAATCCGTTTCCCACTTCATCACAAGTTTTAACACTTTCCAGACGGCTtttcaatttttcaattttcaaagttatttttttccccctatttgttGATTAACTTGCTATGAAAGCATTTGATGGAAAGGCTGTCATGCAGTGAACTGGTGATAATTaaaatgtgacacacacaaaatttTCCAACTCTAACTTTTGTCACTGCGTGAGTGGGTCTGTCACTCCGGCTTATTAGCACTTGATGATTACTTGTTAGCTTTGGATTAAACATGCGGCGGATGGAGACAATGCGCCTTTGGAAACCAGAAACACAAAAGCGCCAACATGAATCAGGTaagtgtctgcccccccccccccgttttttgGAATTAGGCGAATGAAAGCGTGACATATTATGAGAGGTATAAAAATTCCGCGTGGCTGAAAATGAAGGAATCATCTACGCTCCAAACAAAAGTGGAAGGAGTATTATGCAAATGAGCGAAGCATCCACCCGTTACAAGGGCTGAAGGGTCTTTTGTGATCTACGGGGGAGACAGTCGCACAAAGGAGGGGGAGAAACCGGAGGGGAGACACTTCAAACTGCTACAGCTCCATTGTCACCGAGAGCTTCGTACTTTCGTCAAACGCCGCAAAAGAAATATAAGGGGGGCGTACTCAGGGATTTAAAACAAAGAGCAAAGACAACTCGCCAGGCTTCCGAGGTCATAAATCTTGACGGAGTAAATTACAGAGGAGGATATTTTGAAGGCCGAGAGAACATTTCCTGGTACTGAACGTCCCGGAATGTCCTCAAATATTGAATCTACTGTCCTCAAACACCAGAATAACACACGGGGATGTAGATTAGCGGGGCCCTGTAATCGTCTGTACCACACTATAGTGAACAAACAATGCCCCAGATCAGCTGACGTTAGTGAAATCCAGAGGAGACACGTGTTGAAACATGTGATGGAAGAGGGAGTCACCTTGGTCTGGtacttcttcttcctgtctggcAGTAGGTAGATCTTCACGTATGGGTCAGAGAAGCCATTGGCATCCTTCGCCGGCAGGTCCAGAGCTTTCAGGATCTTCACCACCAGTTGCTCcgtactgacacacacacacacacaaaataactcCATTAGACTTTCACATGCTTATCAGAAAAGGCATTACATAGCAGGGATCGCACAGATTTACACAAATAATCGATGAGACCCAGACAGGATgaaccctcacacacaaacacacacctgcaggcgTTTTTACTCACTTACTGGTGTGGGAGGTTCCGTGTCTCCGAGGCTGGGAACAACCAAAATAACGTGCGCggtttggtgtgtttgtgtgtctcatcCCTGCAGCTGTGTCGTTGTTGCACTGTTAGCGATGTTAAATGTGAGCACGACGTCTGGCTCATCATCCTCAACGCAGCAGCCTTTTGTTTGAAGGTTGGACCAGGTATGTACACACAGAGCAGCGTCCACACTAAACCCTGATATTGACCCTCCACTAAGACTCAGAGCCTTTGATTATATCCAATGAATATGAATGTATGAATGAATatgtacaaataaatgtatCCTAAGCACAAGGGTCTttctttgtcacacacacacaaatatgcgcGGATTAACAAACGTGTGGGCGCACACAGCACACGTGTCATTGCTGCTAATCACGCACCGTTAATTACGCGTTGAATTAACAGAAGATGAAGACGGCTCGGAGGCCTTTGATCAGACCTCGTTGGACCGTGTGCCTCCATGTTAACCacggggggggtaaggggggggggaggggctgaggAGTGAGCAGAGGGCCAAACGCAAACAGTGACCTTGGAGGTTCTACCATCCTCTGACCAATGAGACACCCGTGTTTACGAAGCATCCGTGTCTACCTCTGATTAACATCCCATCAACACGATGAACTGCGCAGTCACATCGGTTCACGGAGACGAGATACGGGGCGAGTTGCTGGGGTGGAATTACATTTAGATCTCAGCCAGATAGCCATTTTAACAAGAAAACCGTGACTGATTTGAACATGTCTTTGACTCAGTATGACTTTGAGACGTGCCGGTGGTCGCTGTGGTAACTCAGTGTAGCTCATTTCTTCACAgattatgtaaaaataaaaaaataaaaaatttcaCTCCATTTCTCTAGATTTTTTCCTGCCCTCCCGTGTCTTAAAACCAAACGAGATGCAGCGCGAACCCAAATCGAGGTTTTCACTCAATCCACCCGGCAGGGAAGGTATTTATATTACAGCTCAGGGAAAGAGGGAAATTCACTGCCTGGATGACAATGCCCGAAAGCTGGCTGTTACTCCCACAGTGGAAGTGTGTCAGCTTTTAATGGGATTGTCAATAGAAACGGCTTTCCCAGAGGATCCGCGGGAGATTGACACTGTTGTTCCGACTGGTACGCCCCAACATCTGGGTGTCCCACATTAACATACAAACCTCACCAGGGTTTCGGTGTTAACACACCTCCACGCGTACCTGCAAACATGCCCACACCTGTCTCCTTCACCCCTCAGTCACACCTGCTTTCGCCCTCCTCTCGCTAAAAATAACTCCGTCGAGCGCAATGAAAGCCAACCGCAGTCCAACGTGGATCGTCTTGAGACTTTATTAACGGGATGAAAGGATTAATAAAAACACCTCTGTCCTTCCAAGTCTCTTTAATCTctgtaacgcacacacacgcgcgcacacacacacacacatacagcccaCACAGTCTGGTGTTATTACGCTTTGACAGGGGCTGCTGTGTAAAGTGCCTCACCATATATAATTCATGACTAAAACAGCCTCCCGCTCACGCTCTTTTCTGACCATCAGCACTTTGGCCTGTTGTACTGTTTCTCCGTGCCGGGACTgccagagatggggggggggctgccagaGAGGTGGGGGGATGCCAGAGATGGGGGGGCTGCCAgagatggaagggggggggggtgctgccagCTGAGCCGCAGACGGACAGACGTGCAAAGCTGCACGCGCACAACCCGCAACCGCCCTGACTCACTATACAACACATCTCCCGCTACCCAGCGACGTGCTTTAAGTCCCA
This window encodes:
- the syt3 gene encoding synaptotagmin-C, with the translated sequence MSGDWDEDLCKKALVLVEELCFNSPRGYRHSELCQEFNYLRRGRMGQLDTEISVSLLSVIVTFCGIVLLSVSLFVSWKLCWLPWRDKEGGGLSLTSGLLPGSAGVGSLGGTGGSSLLPPLLQRKEGHSSSSLYPSLGQQGQHHPHFSDLVGLERGEVGGVVGGPQESQEPSYLDMDSYPNNAGTLKLSQTSPDVPNSEAGAQPHKDLPNAHSQQQVTSRPKPMTHQLSSPDFHGEEKEQVTSIGQIKPELYRPKGDQGEGKQGDNCGKISFLLRYAFNTEQLVVKILKALDLPAKDANGFSDPYVKIYLLPDRKKKYQTKVHRKTLNPVFNETFQFGVPLNELHSRKLHFSVYDFDRFSRHDLIGQVVVDNLLDFSEGSGDKPVWRDIVEGTAEKADLGELNFSLCYLPTAGRLTATVIKATNLKAMDLTGFSDPYVKASLVCDGRRLKKRKTSIKKNTLNPTYNEALVFDIPNENIESVSIIIAVMDYDCIGHNEVIGMCRVGSEADGPGREHWTAMLANPRKPIEHWHQLVEEKAIGTFVSKTATASSPKPNIVVDSPHSD